A single region of the Triticum dicoccoides isolate Atlit2015 ecotype Zavitan chromosome 2B, WEW_v2.0, whole genome shotgun sequence genome encodes:
- the LOC119365400 gene encoding ent-kaur-16-ene synthase, chloroplastic-like isoform X5: MKKYWQAGEKSYGREAYMAYVAEGLGNLLDWNEVMKFQRKNGSLFNSPSTTAAALVHNYDDKALEYLNMLVSKFGGAVPTVYPLNMHCKLSMVDSLEKIGISRHFSSEIEGILDMAYSFWLQRDEEIMMDVATCATAFRLLRMNGYDVSPDELSHIGEASNFHNSLQGYLNDTKSVLELYKASKVSVSEHELILDNIGNWSGSLLSEKLCSERVQGLPILEVEYAVKFPFYTTLERLDHKRNIEHFDARGSHILKTECLPYGINQELLALAVEDFTFSQSIYQDELLHLDRWVKENRLDQLQFARQKLTYCYLSAAATIFPPELSDARISWAKNGVLTTVVDDFFDVGGSKEELENLIALVEKWDEYHKDDFCSEQVRIVFCALYTTVNQLGSIASAVQNRDVKNHLIETWLHLLRSMMTEAEWQRSQYVPTMEEYMTNGVVSFALGPIVLPALYCVGEKLLGSAVKNQEYSELFRLMSTCGRLLNDSQGFEREGSEGKLNSVSLLVLHSGGSMSVEAAKNAIQKSIVASRRDLLRLVLKEGTAVPRACKELFWKMCKILHLFYFRTDGFSSPKEMASAVNAVINEPLRLSS, translated from the exons ATGAAAAAATATTG GCAGGCTGGGGAGAAATCTTATGGCAGAGAAGCATATATGGCCTATGTCGCGGAAGGGTTAGGAAACTTGCTGGACTGGAATGAAGTTATGAAGTTTCAGAGGAAGAATGGGTCGTTGTTCAACTCTCCTTCCACAACTGCTGCTGCGTTAGTCCACAACTATGATGATAAAGCCCTCGagtacttaaatatgctagtcagtaAATTTGGTGGTGCAG TACCAACAGTGTATCCGCTAAATATGCACTGCAAGCTTTCAATGGTGGATTCGCTTGAAAAGATCGGAATTTCTCGGCATTTTTCTAGTGAGATAGAGGGAATCTTGGACATGGCATACAG TTTCTGGTTACAGAGAGACGAGGAAATTATGATGGATGTAGCAACATGTGCAACGGCGTTCCGCCTTTTACGGATGAATGGGTATGATGTATCCCCAG ATGAGCTGTCTCATATTGGTGAAGCCTCTAATTTCCATAATTCACTTCAAGGATATTTAAATGATACAAAATCTGTACTGGAACTATATAAGGCTTCAAAAGTCAGTGTATCAGAACATGAATTAATCCTAGATAACATTGGCAATTGGTCTGGCAGCTTATTGTCAGAAAAGTTGTGCTCTGAAAGGGTGCAAGGCCTACCAATCTTAGAG GTCGAGTATGCCGTTAAGTTTCCGTTCTATACCACGCTGGAACGCCTAGACCACAAGAGGAACATCGAACATTTTGATGCTAGAGGTTCTCACATCCTGAAGACAGAATGCTT GCCGTATGGTATCAACCAAGAACTTTTGGCTTTGGCTGTTGAAGATTTCACATTTTCTCAATCTATCTACCAGGATGAACTCCTGCATCTTGATAG GTGGGTGAAAGAAAACAGATTGGACCAGCTACAATTTGCACGACAGAAGTTGACATATTGTTATCTATCTGCTGCTGCTACGATTTTTCCTCCTGAACTTTCTGATGCTCGCATATCGTGGGCCAAAAACGGTGTGCTCACAACCGTTGTTGATGACTTCTTCGATGTTGGAGGATCAAAAGAAGAACTAGAAAACCTCATAGCATTAGTTGAGAA GTGGGATGAGTATCACAAAGATGACTTCTGTTCGGAGCAAGTAAGGATTGTATTTTGTGCTCTCTATACCACAGTGAACCAGCTTGGATCGATTGCTTCTGCCGTACAAAACCGTGACGTTAAAAATCACCTGATAGAAACA TGGCTACATCTATTGAGGTCTATGATGACCGAGGCAGAATGGCAGAGGAGCCAATATGTGCCAACAATGGAAGAATACATGACAAACGGGGTAGTTTCATTCGCACTGGGGCCCATTGTGCTTCCAGCATTGTATTGTGTCGGGGAAAAGCTATTGGGGAGTGCTGTAAAAAATCAAGAGTACAGTGAGTTATTTAGGCTAATGAGCACCTGTGGCCGTCTCCTCAATGACAgccaaggctttgag AGGGAGGGCAGCGAGGGGAAACTAAACAGCGTTTCGCTACTCGTTCTTCACAGCGGTGGCTCTATGTCCGTAGAAGCGGCTAAGAATGCGATACAGAAGTCCATAGTCGCCTCGAGGCGAGACTTGCTAAGATTGGTCCTCAAGGAAGGCACTGCTGTTCCCAGGGCATGCAAGGAGCTGTTCTGGAAGATGTGCAAGATACTTCACCTGTTCTACTTCCGGACCGACGGATTCAGCTCGCCAAAGGAAATGGCCAGCGCGGTGAATGCTGTTATCAACGAACCACTCAGGCTCTCAAGTTGA
- the LOC119365400 gene encoding ent-kaur-16-ene synthase, chloroplastic-like isoform X6 produces MHCKLSMVDSLEKIGISRHFSSEIEGILDMAYSFWLQRDEEIMMDVATCATAFRLLRMNGYDVSPDELSHIGEASNFHNSLQGYLNDTKSVLELYKASKVSVSEHELILDNIGNWSGSLLSEKLCSERVQGLPILEVEYAVKFPFYTTLERLDHKRNIEHFDARGSHILKTECLPYGINQELLALAVEDFTFSQSIYQDELLHLDRWVKENRLDQLQFARQKLTYCYLSAAATIFPPELSDARISWAKNGVLTTVVDDFFDVGGSKEELENLIALVEKWDEYHKDDFCSEQVRIVFCALYTTVNQLGSIASAVQNRDVKNHLIETWLHLLRSMMTEAEWQRSQYVPTMEEYMTNGVVSFALGPIVLPALYCVGEKLLGSAVKNQEYSELFRLMSTCGRLLNDSQGFEREGSEGKLNSVSLLVLHSGGSMSVEAAKNAIQKSIVASRRDLLRLVLKEGTAVPRACKELFWKMCKILHLFYFRTDGFSSPKEMASAVNAVINEPLRLSS; encoded by the exons ATGCACTGCAAGCTTTCAATGGTGGATTCGCTTGAAAAGATCGGAATTTCTCGGCATTTTTCTAGTGAGATAGAGGGAATCTTGGACATGGCATACAG TTTCTGGTTACAGAGAGACGAGGAAATTATGATGGATGTAGCAACATGTGCAACGGCGTTCCGCCTTTTACGGATGAATGGGTATGATGTATCCCCAG ATGAGCTGTCTCATATTGGTGAAGCCTCTAATTTCCATAATTCACTTCAAGGATATTTAAATGATACAAAATCTGTACTGGAACTATATAAGGCTTCAAAAGTCAGTGTATCAGAACATGAATTAATCCTAGATAACATTGGCAATTGGTCTGGCAGCTTATTGTCAGAAAAGTTGTGCTCTGAAAGGGTGCAAGGCCTACCAATCTTAGAG GTCGAGTATGCCGTTAAGTTTCCGTTCTATACCACGCTGGAACGCCTAGACCACAAGAGGAACATCGAACATTTTGATGCTAGAGGTTCTCACATCCTGAAGACAGAATGCTT GCCGTATGGTATCAACCAAGAACTTTTGGCTTTGGCTGTTGAAGATTTCACATTTTCTCAATCTATCTACCAGGATGAACTCCTGCATCTTGATAG GTGGGTGAAAGAAAACAGATTGGACCAGCTACAATTTGCACGACAGAAGTTGACATATTGTTATCTATCTGCTGCTGCTACGATTTTTCCTCCTGAACTTTCTGATGCTCGCATATCGTGGGCCAAAAACGGTGTGCTCACAACCGTTGTTGATGACTTCTTCGATGTTGGAGGATCAAAAGAAGAACTAGAAAACCTCATAGCATTAGTTGAGAA GTGGGATGAGTATCACAAAGATGACTTCTGTTCGGAGCAAGTAAGGATTGTATTTTGTGCTCTCTATACCACAGTGAACCAGCTTGGATCGATTGCTTCTGCCGTACAAAACCGTGACGTTAAAAATCACCTGATAGAAACA TGGCTACATCTATTGAGGTCTATGATGACCGAGGCAGAATGGCAGAGGAGCCAATATGTGCCAACAATGGAAGAATACATGACAAACGGGGTAGTTTCATTCGCACTGGGGCCCATTGTGCTTCCAGCATTGTATTGTGTCGGGGAAAAGCTATTGGGGAGTGCTGTAAAAAATCAAGAGTACAGTGAGTTATTTAGGCTAATGAGCACCTGTGGCCGTCTCCTCAATGACAgccaaggctttgag AGGGAGGGCAGCGAGGGGAAACTAAACAGCGTTTCGCTACTCGTTCTTCACAGCGGTGGCTCTATGTCCGTAGAAGCGGCTAAGAATGCGATACAGAAGTCCATAGTCGCCTCGAGGCGAGACTTGCTAAGATTGGTCCTCAAGGAAGGCACTGCTGTTCCCAGGGCATGCAAGGAGCTGTTCTGGAAGATGTGCAAGATACTTCACCTGTTCTACTTCCGGACCGACGGATTCAGCTCGCCAAAGGAAATGGCCAGCGCGGTGAATGCTGTTATCAACGAACCACTCAGGCTCTCAAGTTGA
- the LOC119365400 gene encoding ent-kaur-16-ene synthase, chloroplastic-like isoform X4 has translation MEDGIEKAGEKSYGREAYMAYVAEGLGNLLDWNEVMKFQRKNGSLFNSPSTTAAALVHNYDDKALEYLNMLVSKFGGAVPTVYPLNMHCKLSMVDSLEKIGISRHFSSEIEGILDMAYSFWLQRDEEIMMDVATCATAFRLLRMNGYDVSPDELSHIGEASNFHNSLQGYLNDTKSVLELYKASKVSVSEHELILDNIGNWSGSLLSEKLCSERVQGLPILEVEYAVKFPFYTTLERLDHKRNIEHFDARGSHILKTECLPYGINQELLALAVEDFTFSQSIYQDELLHLDRWVKENRLDQLQFARQKLTYCYLSAAATIFPPELSDARISWAKNGVLTTVVDDFFDVGGSKEELENLIALVEKWDEYHKDDFCSEQVRIVFCALYTTVNQLGSIASAVQNRDVKNHLIETWLHLLRSMMTEAEWQRSQYVPTMEEYMTNGVVSFALGPIVLPALYCVGEKLLGSAVKNQEYSELFRLMSTCGRLLNDSQGFEREGSEGKLNSVSLLVLHSGGSMSVEAAKNAIQKSIVASRRDLLRLVLKEGTAVPRACKELFWKMCKILHLFYFRTDGFSSPKEMASAVNAVINEPLRLSS, from the exons ATGGAAGATGGAATTGAAAAG GCTGGGGAGAAATCTTATGGCAGAGAAGCATATATGGCCTATGTCGCGGAAGGGTTAGGAAACTTGCTGGACTGGAATGAAGTTATGAAGTTTCAGAGGAAGAATGGGTCGTTGTTCAACTCTCCTTCCACAACTGCTGCTGCGTTAGTCCACAACTATGATGATAAAGCCCTCGagtacttaaatatgctagtcagtaAATTTGGTGGTGCAG TACCAACAGTGTATCCGCTAAATATGCACTGCAAGCTTTCAATGGTGGATTCGCTTGAAAAGATCGGAATTTCTCGGCATTTTTCTAGTGAGATAGAGGGAATCTTGGACATGGCATACAG TTTCTGGTTACAGAGAGACGAGGAAATTATGATGGATGTAGCAACATGTGCAACGGCGTTCCGCCTTTTACGGATGAATGGGTATGATGTATCCCCAG ATGAGCTGTCTCATATTGGTGAAGCCTCTAATTTCCATAATTCACTTCAAGGATATTTAAATGATACAAAATCTGTACTGGAACTATATAAGGCTTCAAAAGTCAGTGTATCAGAACATGAATTAATCCTAGATAACATTGGCAATTGGTCTGGCAGCTTATTGTCAGAAAAGTTGTGCTCTGAAAGGGTGCAAGGCCTACCAATCTTAGAG GTCGAGTATGCCGTTAAGTTTCCGTTCTATACCACGCTGGAACGCCTAGACCACAAGAGGAACATCGAACATTTTGATGCTAGAGGTTCTCACATCCTGAAGACAGAATGCTT GCCGTATGGTATCAACCAAGAACTTTTGGCTTTGGCTGTTGAAGATTTCACATTTTCTCAATCTATCTACCAGGATGAACTCCTGCATCTTGATAG GTGGGTGAAAGAAAACAGATTGGACCAGCTACAATTTGCACGACAGAAGTTGACATATTGTTATCTATCTGCTGCTGCTACGATTTTTCCTCCTGAACTTTCTGATGCTCGCATATCGTGGGCCAAAAACGGTGTGCTCACAACCGTTGTTGATGACTTCTTCGATGTTGGAGGATCAAAAGAAGAACTAGAAAACCTCATAGCATTAGTTGAGAA GTGGGATGAGTATCACAAAGATGACTTCTGTTCGGAGCAAGTAAGGATTGTATTTTGTGCTCTCTATACCACAGTGAACCAGCTTGGATCGATTGCTTCTGCCGTACAAAACCGTGACGTTAAAAATCACCTGATAGAAACA TGGCTACATCTATTGAGGTCTATGATGACCGAGGCAGAATGGCAGAGGAGCCAATATGTGCCAACAATGGAAGAATACATGACAAACGGGGTAGTTTCATTCGCACTGGGGCCCATTGTGCTTCCAGCATTGTATTGTGTCGGGGAAAAGCTATTGGGGAGTGCTGTAAAAAATCAAGAGTACAGTGAGTTATTTAGGCTAATGAGCACCTGTGGCCGTCTCCTCAATGACAgccaaggctttgag AGGGAGGGCAGCGAGGGGAAACTAAACAGCGTTTCGCTACTCGTTCTTCACAGCGGTGGCTCTATGTCCGTAGAAGCGGCTAAGAATGCGATACAGAAGTCCATAGTCGCCTCGAGGCGAGACTTGCTAAGATTGGTCCTCAAGGAAGGCACTGCTGTTCCCAGGGCATGCAAGGAGCTGTTCTGGAAGATGTGCAAGATACTTCACCTGTTCTACTTCCGGACCGACGGATTCAGCTCGCCAAAGGAAATGGCCAGCGCGGTGAATGCTGTTATCAACGAACCACTCAGGCTCTCAAGTTGA